Proteins encoded by one window of Homoserinimonas aerilata:
- a CDS encoding HAD-IIA family hydrolase, translating into MTSQQQTTALAPTSPTPDAAPEATQELPPLHGVGLILADLDGVVYKGANAIPHAVDSLNRADARVGYITNNASRTAVSVAEHLSGLGLQAREDDVVTSSQAAVRLLRGLVDEGSEILVVGGEGLIVEVERAGFSAVFRSTADTAAVIQGFAPQVGWEMLAEAAFSLQGEHAERPWVATNNDWTIPVARGIAPGNGTLVSAVHTAVGRLPVVAGKPEVAIFESAIERFGSGDTLFIGDRLDTDILGANRAGIRSAHVLTGVDGAKQLLAADKTMRPTFILGDLRGLFESYPAVRHGQDGLVEVGDAAVSMRGNRVELVRPGAETDGVRLDLVRAASAAIWASGLAIYGIDVNEALLDELGIARP; encoded by the coding sequence GTGACGAGCCAGCAGCAGACGACGGCTCTGGCTCCGACCAGCCCGACGCCTGACGCGGCGCCTGAGGCGACGCAGGAGCTGCCCCCGCTGCACGGCGTCGGGCTCATCCTCGCCGACCTCGACGGCGTGGTCTACAAGGGTGCGAACGCCATCCCGCACGCCGTCGACAGCCTGAACCGCGCGGATGCCCGGGTCGGCTACATCACCAACAACGCCTCGCGCACCGCAGTCTCGGTCGCCGAGCACCTCTCCGGGCTGGGCCTGCAGGCGCGGGAAGACGATGTGGTGACGTCGTCCCAGGCGGCTGTGCGGTTGCTGCGCGGGCTCGTCGACGAGGGCTCCGAGATCCTCGTCGTCGGCGGTGAGGGGCTCATCGTCGAGGTTGAGCGCGCGGGCTTCTCCGCGGTCTTCCGGTCGACCGCCGACACCGCTGCCGTCATCCAGGGCTTCGCCCCGCAGGTCGGCTGGGAGATGCTCGCCGAGGCGGCATTCTCCCTGCAGGGGGAGCACGCCGAGCGGCCCTGGGTCGCGACCAACAACGACTGGACGATCCCCGTCGCCCGTGGCATCGCGCCCGGCAACGGCACCCTCGTCTCCGCCGTGCACACCGCCGTCGGGCGCCTCCCCGTCGTGGCGGGCAAACCCGAGGTGGCGATCTTCGAATCGGCGATCGAACGCTTCGGGTCGGGCGACACGCTGTTCATCGGCGACCGCCTCGACACCGACATCCTGGGGGCGAACAGGGCGGGCATCCGTTCAGCGCATGTTCTCACCGGAGTCGACGGTGCCAAACAGCTGCTCGCGGCCGACAAGACGATGCGGCCCACGTTCATCCTCGGCGACCTGCGCGGGCTGTTCGAGTCGTACCCGGCCGTGCGCCACGGTCAGGACGGGCTTGTGGAGGTCGGTGATGCGGCCGTCAGCATGCGGGGCAACCGCGTCGAGCTGGTGCGACCCGGGGCCGAGACCGACGGTGTGCGCCTCGACCTGGTGAGGGCCGCGTCTGCCGCGATCTGGGCATCCGGGCTCGCCATCTACGGCATCGACGTGAACGAAGCGCTGCTCGACGAGTTGGGCATTGCCCGCCCGTGA